One genomic region from Pararge aegeria chromosome 24, ilParAegt1.1, whole genome shotgun sequence encodes:
- the LOC120634540 gene encoding protein lethal(2)essential for life-like — protein sequence MSLLPFFIDYEVERPRRLLDQHFGLGLTPDDLLSAIAGGPVVSRDYYRPWRHLAAASRDLGSSIKNDKDMFQVNLDVQHFAPEDINVKTVDGYIVVEGKHEEKQDKHGYISRQFTRRYALPEGCTPETVESRLSSDGVLTVTAPRQVPLAVQGERKVPIAQTGPVRKEVTDQSNGDKA from the coding sequence ATGTCTCTTCTACCGTTCTTCATTGACTACGAAGTAGAGCGCCCCCGCCGTTTGCTGGACCAACATTTCGGGCTTGGCTTAACCCCAGACGATTTGCTAAGCGCCATCGCTGGCGGACCCGTCGTCAGCCGAGACTACTACAGACCATGGAGACACCTTGCTGCCGCTTCGAGAGACCTCGGTTCAAGCATCAAAAACGACAAGGACATGTTCCAAGTTAATCTTGACGTGCAGCACTTTGCCCCTGAGGATATCAATGTGAAAACCGTCGACGGATACATCGTGGTTGAGGGTAAACATGAAGAAAAGCAGGACAAACATGGTTATATCTCCCGTCAATTTACTAGAAGGTACGCGTTGCCGGAAGGTTGCACGCCGGAAACTGTGGAATCAAGACTGTCTTCGGATGGGGTGTTGACGGTGACGGCACCTAGGCAGGTTCCACTAGCAGTGCAGGGTGAGAGGAAGGTACCCATAGCTCAGACTGGTCCCGTGCGTAAGGAGGTCACCGATCAATCGAACGGCGATAAAGCTTAA